Within Eggerthella timonensis, the genomic segment GCCAAAGATGCGCTTGTCGCGCGCGCGGCGAAGAACGGTCGCTCCCAGCAAGCTGAAGCGCGGGCGATCCTCGAATCCGCTCTGCAGTCCGAACCGCGCGACTGGGTGTTGATGCTCCGGAGGGCCGCTGCGTCGGCGGACGGCATCGAGATCGAAGCTCCCGAGCGCCATCCCGCTCGCCCGTTCGACGGGGCGGGCTGGCTATGAGATACGTTGTCGACACGAACGTGGTTTCGGAGCTGATGAAACCCCTCCCTTCGCCCGACGTCATCGACTGGTTCTTCGATCATGAGGGAGAGGTGTACCTGACTTCGGTAACCGTCAAGGAGCTGTACTTCGGCATGCTGCGCCTGCCTGAAGGAAAGCGCCGTCGGCTCTTGGAGGAGGCGATCTCGGCAATCGTTATGGATTGTTCCGACAAGACGTTCCCATTCGACGCGTTCAGTGCGTTTCTCTGCGCGCGCCTGCACGACCGTGCCCTTTCGAGCGGTCGTGTGCCCACCATCGAAGACTTGATGATCGCTGCGATATGCCAACGCAACGAGGCGATCCTCGCAACGCGCAACGTACATGATTTCGATTACCTCGGCATCGAGATGGAGAACCCTTTCGAGCCTCGATAGGCGAACGGGCGGCGCGAATGCTTGCGGCGCCCGTTCGCGCACGTTGCCCCTGTTACTTGCTGGCTTCGAGCACGGCCACGATCTCGTCGCGGTCGAGCACGTGGTAGCCGCCGTCCATGACGAAGGAGCCGTCGGCGATGCCGTCGATCATATCGTCGGTCACGCCCAGCTCGGAGATGCTCATCACGAGCCCCAGCTCGCGCATCCAGTCCTCCATGCGCTCGAGGCCCTCGGCGGCCGTCTCTTCGTCGGTCTTGCCGGAGGCGTCCACGTCCCACACCGCGGTGGCGAACCGGGCGAACTTCGGCAGGCCGTAGGGCATGACGAGTCGGTAGTACGCCGGCGAGATCGCCGACAGCGTCATGCCGTGCGTGGCGTCGGTGTACGCGCCGATGGACTGGCCGATCATGTGCACCATCCAGTCGGTGGACTTGCCCTTCGCGATGAGCGTGTTCAGCGCCCAGGCGGACGTCCACATGATGTTGCTGCGCGCCTCGTAGTCCTGCGGGTCGACCGCGGCGATGCGCGACGAGTGCACGAGCGAGCGCATGAGGCCCTCGGCAAGGTAATCCGACGTGTTGTCGTCGTCGCCTGAGAAGTACTGCTCCAGGATGTGCGACATCACGTCGAAGATGCCGGCGACCATCTGGTAGCGCGGCACGGTGAACGTGAGGCGCGGGTTCAGGATGGCGAACTTCGGGAACACCTCCTCGCCGAACACGTGGCCGATTTTCTGCTTCGTCGCGCGGTTCGTGATCACCGAGCCGCCGTTCATCTCGGAACCGGTCCCCACCATAGTCAGCACGCTGCCTACGGGGATGATGCGGTTGTCCGGCTCCTCGAGGCGCGCGAAGTACTTCTCCCACGGGTCCTCGTCGCACCAGGCCGACACGCTCACGGCCTTCGCGTAGTCCACCACCGAGCCGCCGCCCACGGCCAGGATCAGGTCGACGTCGTTGTCGCGCGCGACCGCGCAGCCCTCGTAGAGCTTCTCCACGGTGGGGTTCGGCATGACGCCCGGCACCTCGAACACCTCCTTGCCGGCGGCTTCGAGGATGCCGCGCACCTCGTCGTAGAGGCCGGTCTTCTTGATGGAGCCGCCGCCGTACGCCAGCAGCACGCGGTCGCCGTAGCGGGCCAGCTCCCCGGGCAGGGAGTCGAGCGCGTCCTCGCCGAAGTACAGCTTGGTGGGGTTCGCATAACTGAACGTTCCTAACATGTGCATCTCCTATCGCGAATCACGATCGTTCGTCGTTGCTTCGACGCCTATCATGAACCCTGGAGCGCGCTCCAAGTCAAGGGGAAAGTTCTTCGGCGCGAAAAAAGCCCGGCGCTGCGAGCGGCCGGGCTTGGGATCGAGCGGAACGAGTTCGAGGCGAAAAGCCTACAGCGTCTCGAAGTTCCAGGAGTTCATGTACGCGATCTGCTCCTCGGTGAGCTCGTCGATCTCGATGCCGAGGGTCGCGAGCTTCACGCGGGCCACGCCGTCGTCGATGGCGGACGGCACGTCGTACACCTTGTTCTCCAACTCGCTCGCGTGCTGGAACAGGTACTCGGCGGCCAGCGCCTGGTTCGCGAAGCTCATGTCCATGACGGATGCGGGGTGCCCCTCGGCGCACGACAGGTTCACGAGGCGTCCTTGCGCCAGCACGATGACCGTGCGGCCGTCGGCGAGCGTGTACTCCTCGACGAGCGGCTTGATCTCCTCTTTCTTCACGGCGTTGGCCTCGAGCCACTCGAGGTTGATCTCGGAGTCGAAGTGCCCCGAGTTGCAGATGATCGCGCCGTCCTTCATGTTCTCGAAGGCCGGGCCGTCCACCACCTTGCAGTTGCCCGTCACGGTCACCCACACGTCGGCGAGACGCGCCGCCTCGGCCGCGGGCATCACCTCGTAGCCCTCCATGTGCGCCTCGAGCGCCTTGAGCGGGTCGACCTCGCACACGACGACGCGCATGCCCATGCCCTTCGCGCGCAGGGCCAATCCGCTGCCGCAGTAGCCGTAGCCCGAGATCACGATGGTGCGGCCGCACAGCAGGCGGTTCGTGGCGCGCACGATGCCGTCGAGGGTGGACTGGCCGGTGCCGTAGTGGTTGTCGAAGCAGTGCTTCGTGTTGGCATCGTTGATGTTGAATACGGGGTAGGCGAGCGTCCCCTCGGCCGCCATGGACATGAGGCGCACGACGCCCGTCGTGGTCTCCTCGGTGCCGCCCACCACGTGCGCCAGCTTGTCGGTGAACTTCGTGTGCAGCGCCGTGTCGAGGTCGGCGCCGTCGTCCATGATGATCTGCGGGTCGGTGGCGATGACGGCCTCGATGTGGCGGTTGTAGGTGTCGGCGTCCTCGCCGGCGACGGCGAACACGTCGATGCCGAAGTCGCGCACGAGCGAGGCGGCGGTGTCGTCCTGGGTGGACAGCGGGTTCGAAGCGCACAGCGTGACGTGCGCGCCGGAGGCCGTGAGCGCGCGCATGAGGTTCGCCGTCTCGGTGGTCACGTGCATGCAGGCGCCGATGCGCACGCCCTCGAGGGGCTTCTCGCGCTCGAAGCGCTCGCGGATGGACGCGAGCACGGGCATGTCGCGGTCGGCCCACTCGATGCGGGCGAGGCCCTCGTCGGCCAGCGCGATGTCTTTGATGTCGTAGTTCAAGGGTTTGCCTCCGTTGACATAAGGGGACGTGGGATTCTCGATCTCTCAGATTATCATAGCCGAGCCGACCCATTTATGAAGTTCGTATGCAGAACCTTTGTGAATACCGGTGTTTTATCGCCTCAAATTCGGAAGAAACGGTAACGAACGGACTCGTTGTTGCCCCGAACGGCCGCCCACCCGCTATAATCTGTCCAGCTTGGAACGCATAAGCAGCCTGCGCGTCATCGGCCGGGCTCGTCGGCGTTCCGCACAACCCTCAGACGAAACCGAACAACACCAAGGGGGCGGAGCGC encodes:
- a CDS encoding FitA-like ribbon-helix-helix domain-containing protein, translated to MTDLLIRNLDRRAKDALVARAAKNGRSQQAEARAILESALQSEPRDWVLMLRRAAASADGIEIEAPERHPARPFDGAGWL
- a CDS encoding type II toxin-antitoxin system VapC family toxin, encoding MRYVVDTNVVSELMKPLPSPDVIDWFFDHEGEVYLTSVTVKELYFGMLRLPEGKRRRLLEEAISAIVMDCSDKTFPFDAFSAFLCARLHDRALSSGRVPTIEDLMIAAICQRNEAILATRNVHDFDYLGIEMENPFEPR
- a CDS encoding iron-containing alcohol dehydrogenase; protein product: MLGTFSYANPTKLYFGEDALDSLPGELARYGDRVLLAYGGGSIKKTGLYDEVRGILEAAGKEVFEVPGVMPNPTVEKLYEGCAVARDNDVDLILAVGGGSVVDYAKAVSVSAWCDEDPWEKYFARLEEPDNRIIPVGSVLTMVGTGSEMNGGSVITNRATKQKIGHVFGEEVFPKFAILNPRLTFTVPRYQMVAGIFDVMSHILEQYFSGDDDNTSDYLAEGLMRSLVHSSRIAAVDPQDYEARSNIMWTSAWALNTLIAKGKSTDWMVHMIGQSIGAYTDATHGMTLSAISPAYYRLVMPYGLPKFARFATAVWDVDASGKTDEETAAEGLERMEDWMRELGLVMSISELGVTDDMIDGIADGSFVMDGGYHVLDRDEIVAVLEASK
- the ahcY gene encoding adenosylhomocysteinase, which produces MNYDIKDIALADEGLARIEWADRDMPVLASIRERFEREKPLEGVRIGACMHVTTETANLMRALTASGAHVTLCASNPLSTQDDTAASLVRDFGIDVFAVAGEDADTYNRHIEAVIATDPQIIMDDGADLDTALHTKFTDKLAHVVGGTEETTTGVVRLMSMAAEGTLAYPVFNINDANTKHCFDNHYGTGQSTLDGIVRATNRLLCGRTIVISGYGYCGSGLALRAKGMGMRVVVCEVDPLKALEAHMEGYEVMPAAEAARLADVWVTVTGNCKVVDGPAFENMKDGAIICNSGHFDSEINLEWLEANAVKKEEIKPLVEEYTLADGRTVIVLAQGRLVNLSCAEGHPASVMDMSFANQALAAEYLFQHASELENKVYDVPSAIDDGVARVKLATLGIEIDELTEEQIAYMNSWNFETL